A region of Cryptococcus decagattii chromosome 3, complete sequence DNA encodes the following proteins:
- a CDS encoding methionine aminopeptidase, type I has product MAAQVESEKNSSLPPSMRNYRFTGPLRPVYPLSPKRLVPVHIERPDYADHPQGMSACEAVRERNPKILNKEEIEGMRKVCRLAREVLDLVASHVKPGVTTDELDAICHQACIDRNSYPSPLNYVKFPKSICTSVNEVICHGIPDQRPLQEGDIINLDVTLYHGGFHGDLNATYPVGKVDEESQDLMDTTKRAMDEAIAICKPGVPYREIGNKIEEITKPKGYGIVRRYTGHGINHLFHGLPTIVHYGGSKTPGRMEAGQVFTIEPMINLGTSNLEHWNDDWTAVTADGRRSAQFEETILITETGVEILTRPPTSSQNKKKKKKKNTGGANAGIATPTEDGTSGAATPTTEVAKGVEKLEVDETSL; this is encoded by the exons ATGGCTGCTCAGGTCGAGTCTGAGA AGAACTCAtcacttcctccttccatGCGCAACTACCGATTTACTGGGCCCCTTCGACCTGTTTACCCTTTATCACCGAAACGTCTGGTGCCTGTACACATTGAGCGTCCCGATTATGCCGACCACC CTCAAGGAATGTCTGCATGTGAGGCTGTCAGGGAGAGGAACCCTAAGATTTTGAAtaaggaagagattgaggGTATGCGGAAAGTTTGCCGT CTTGCTAGGGAAGTTCTCGATCTCGTCGCCTCCCACGTCAAACCCGGTGTTACGACCGACGAACTCGATGCCATTTGCCATCAAGCCTGTATCGACCGAAACTCCTATCCCAGTCCCCTCAACTACGTCAAGTTCCCCAAGAGTATATGTACAAGTGTCAACGAAGTCATTTGCCACGGTATTCCCGATCAGAGACCTTTGCAGGAGGGTGATATCATCAACCTTGATGTGACTTTGT ACCACGGAGGGTTCCACGGTGATCTCAACGCCACTTACCCTGTCGGCAAGGTCGATGAAGAATCTCAAGACCTGATGGATACCACTAAGAGGGCTATGGATGAGGCTATCGCCATCTGCAAACCTGGCGTACCTTACCGAGAAATTGGTAACAAGATTGAGGAGATTACCAAGCCCAAGGGTTACGGTATTGTGAGGAGATATACGGGGCACGGTATCAACCACTTATTCCACGGTCTGCCCACCATTGTCCATTACGGAGGATCCAAGACACcgggaaggatggaagctGGTCAGGTGTTCACTATTGAACCTATGATCAACCTCGGTACAAGTAATTTGGAACACTGGAATGACGACTGGACAGCAGTTACCGCTGATGGAAGGAGGTCTGCCCAGTTTGAGGAGACGATCTT GATCACTGAAACCGGTGTCGAAATCCTTACTCGTCCACCCACATCCTCTCAAaacaagaaaaaaaagaagaagaagaacacTGGTGGTGCCAACGCCGGCATTGCCACCCCTACAGAGGACGGTACTTCTGGCGCCGCTACCCCCACAACAGAGGTGGCCAAAGGTGTTGAAAAGTTGGAAGTTGATGAGACGTCTTTATAA
- a CDS encoding protein kish-A, which yields MSALFNFQSLLLVLLLLICTCTYVRGTAPSLVDRNREGFLGLFFNNGGHYNSGVMILLLGNDRPSILCPDLCH from the exons ATG TCTGCCTTGTTCAATTTCCAGTCacttctccttgtccttctaCTCCTTATATGCACGTGCACATACGTCCGCGGGACTGCGCCTAGTTTGGTTGACCGGAATCGAGAAGG ATTCCTTGGGTTGTTCTTCAA CAATGGCGGTCACTATAATTCTGGGGTCATGATCCTTTTGTTGGGCAACGATAGACCGAGTATACTT TGTCCCGATCTAT GTCACTGA
- a CDS encoding 5-aminolevulinic acid synthase — MQVTSLLRFSGVCPFLGHSTPSSLRAMANTANSSVSALTATAMTCPMMGPKLASISAARTYASVAGAKEVQQLHQNKNVTIDSTTTGAAVKCPHAKAANDVAVDAHRKAVAAGTFDYQKFYDTELEKKHKDKSYRYFNNINRLAAKFPVAHTANTKDEVDVWCANDYLGMSKNPVVIGTMKRTLDRYGSGAGGTRNIAGNGALHLALEDEIASLHRKDAALVFSSCYVANDACLATIGAKLPGCVIFSDASNHASMIQGIRHSGAKKVIWKHNDLADLEAKLKTVPREVPKIIAFESVYSMCGSVAPIEAICDLADKYGALTFLDEVHAIGMYGPNGAGVAEHLDFEAHLATRQSSEPVKGSVMDRIDIITATLGKAYGVVGGYIAGSADFVDVVRSYAPGFIFTTSLPPAIVAGAQASIAYQREFMGDRRLQQLNTREVKRQFNQLDIPVVPNPSHIIPVLVGDAALAKEASDMLLAKHKIYVQSINYPTVPVGEERLRITPTPGHTKEQIAHLVSSVDNVFNTLGLKRVKEWKAAGGRAGVGMPNASPIEPVWSDKQLGLTDGSAPVALQQGAKSVVRDEAAQVAQKRLTHLLGAEAGPALKVASL; from the exons ATGCAAGTCACCTCGCTTTTGCGATTTTCAGGCGTTTGCCCCTTTTTGGGCCACTCCACCCCATCCTCGCTCCGAGCTATGGCAAACACCGCCAACAGCAGTGTCTCTGCTCTCACTGCTACGGCCATGACCTGCCCAATGATGGGCCCAAAGCTTGCCTCCATCTCCGCCGCTAGAACCTATGCAAGCGTCGCCGGTGCCAAGGAGGTTCAACAGTTGCACCAG AACAAGAATGTCACTATCGACTCCACCACTACTGGTGCGGCTGTCAAGTGCCCTCACGCCAAGGCTGCCAATGATGTCGCCGTCGATGCTCATCGCAAGGCAGTCGCCGCTGGCACTTTTGACTATCAAAAGTTTTACGACACTGAATTGGAGAAAAAGCACAAGGACAA GTCCTACCGCTATTTCAACAACATTAACCGGCTTGCTGCGAAGTTCCCGGTTGCTCACACTGCAAACACGAAGGACGAGGTGGATGTTTGGTGTGCGAATGATTATTTGGGAATGAGCAAAAATCCCGTCGTTATTGGGACTATGAA ACGGACTCTTGACCGTTATGGCTCCGGCGCCGGTGGTACGAGGAACATTGCCGGTAATGGTGCCCTTCATCTCGCCCTTGAAGACGAGATTGCTTCTCTCCACCGAAAGGATGCGGCCCTTGTCTTTTCATCTTGTTATGTCGCCAACGATGCCTGCCTTGCTACCATCGGTGCCAAGCTTCCTGGCTGTGTCATTTTCTCCGACGCTAGTAATCACGCTTCTATGATCCAAGGTATCCGCCACTCTGGTGCCAAAAAGGTCATCTGGAAGCACAATGACTTGGCTGACCTTGAGGCTAAACTCAAGACTGTGCCCAGGGAGGTCCCCAAGATCATTGCTTTTGAAAGTGTCTACTCCATGTGCGGTAGTGTCGCTCCCATTGAAGCTATCTGTGATCTTGCAGACAAATACGGCGCGCTTACATTCCTTGATGAAGTGCACGCCATCGGCATGTACGGTCCCAACGGTGCTGGTGTTGCCGAGCACCTTGACTTTGAGGCTCACCTCGCCACGCGCCAATCCTCTGAGCCTGTGAAAGGCAGTGTCATGGACCGAATCGATATCATCACTGCTACTCTTGGTAAAGCCTACGGTGTTGTTGGTGGTTACATTGCCGGTTCTGCCGACTTTGTTGATGTCGTTCGATCTTACGCCCCGggcttcatcttcaccacttctcttcctcctgccATCGTCGCCGGTGCGCAAGCGTCCATCGCTTACCAGCGAGAGTTCATGGGCGACCGTCGTCTCCAGCAGCTCAACACGCGTGAGGTCAAGCGTCAATTTAACCAACTTGACATCCCTGTCGTTCCCAACCCGTCTCACATCATCCCTGTCCTTGTCGGTGACGCCGCCCTCGCCAAGGAGGCTTCCGACATGCTTCTTGCCAAGCACAAGATCTACGTTCAGTCCATCAACTATCCCACTGTCCCCGTTGGTGAGGAACGTTTGCGTATCACCCCCACCCCCGGTCACACTAAAGAGCAGATTGCTCACCTTGTCTCCTCTGTCGACAATGTCTTCAACACTCTTGGTTTGAAGCGTGTTAAGGAGTGGAAGGCTGCCGGTGGTCGCGCTGGTGTTGGAATGCCCAACGCTTCCCCAATCGAGCCCGTCTGGTCTGACAAGCAGCTCGGCTTGACCGACGGTTCTGCCCCTGTTGCTCTTCAGCAAGGTGCTAAGAGCGTTGTCAGGGACGAGGCCGCCCAAGTCGCTCAGAAGAGGTTGACCCACCTTCTTGGTGCCGAGGCCGGTCCTGCCTTGAAGGTTGCTTCCCTTTAA